A single region of the Sorghum bicolor cultivar BTx623 chromosome 7, Sorghum_bicolor_NCBIv3, whole genome shotgun sequence genome encodes:
- the LOC8077838 gene encoding uncharacterized protein LOC8077838 — translation MGFLYGYLQEAKNGISKRFNNDRKKFEDVFYFINKRWDNKLKAPLHRAGYYLNPFYYYRNKVVVEDNETFRDGVITCIKKIVPDGETQDKIIEELQKYQDAEGSFGKEIAKRQCKNIHFDPAKWWLNHGSSGPNLRKLAARILSLTCSSSACERCWSSFQQVHTKRRNKLLHDRMRDLVFVKFNSKLRQKKDNKDRDPLEKPVSDALEDEDNEWITDVEPTEMDSEQEQEIGDGSQGVATAPAPRKRGNQTKKRKRLIPIADDELSASSSDGENDSAMPSDSLSDSEAE, via the exons ATGGGGTTCTTATATGGGTATCTACAGGAGGCTAAGAATGGGATCTCTAAGAGGTTCAATAATGACAGGAAAAAGTTTGAGGATGTTTTTTATTTCATTAACAAAAGGTGGGACAACAAGCTCAAGGCACCTTTACATAGGGCTGGTTACTACCTGAACCCTTTCTACTATTATCGAAACAAGGTGGTTGTAGAGGACAATGAAACATTTagagatggtgtaataacttgcaTTAAAAAGATTGTTCCAGATGGAGAAACTCAGGACAAGATTATTGAAGAGCTTCAAAAGTACCAGGATGCTGAAGGATCTTTTGGCAAAGAAATTGCTAAAAGGCAGTGCAAAAATATTCATTTTGATCCAG CTAAGTGGTGGCTGAATCATGGTAGTAGTGGACCAAACCTTAGAAAGTTAGCTGCTAGGATTCTTAGTTTGACATGCAGTTCATCAGCTTGTGAGAGATGTTGGAGTTCATTTCAACAA GTCCACACAAAGAGACGCAATAAGCTGCTGCATGACAGAATGAGGGATCTTGTGTTTGTCAAGTTCAACTCAAAACTGAGACAAAAGAAGGACAACAAGGATAGAGACCCCCTTGAGAAACCTGTTAGTGATGCTTTAGAAGATGAAGACAATGAGTGGATCACTGACGTTGAGCCAACAGAAATGGATTCGGAGCAGGAACAAGAAATTGGAGATGGATCACAGGGAGTTGCAACTGCACCAGCACCAAGGAAGAGAGGTAACCAGACCAAGAAGAGAAAGAGGTTGATTCCTATTGCTGATGATGAGTTATCTGCTTCATCTTCTGATGGAGAAAATGACAGTGCTATGCCATCTGATTCACTTTCTGATTCTGAGGCTGAATGA